The following are from one region of the Stigmatella ashevillena genome:
- a CDS encoding Hint domain-containing protein, translating to MDRSLATLAVCLGLSLTIVGCDQAPGTGEDETLNGAQQDLYQVPCEAELQLGMGKNCGGGGGGGGGGGGGTEPGMSLATFQSLAGSNEGRCSGAASQDQCNADLSYALSMQLITSAAYSWGLANGYYPVVDRHNQIGAICKCGCFEANALILTESVNGASNKWIAAKDVKADTKLAALDETSRLSKPGMKSQSVKALTHGKELPALYVFSLSNGHDLKVTQNHGMLLSDGRVVEAKTLSAGAEFVGLDGSIVRVNTLSFERTKREVFNFEVNTPSKQGHIIAAEGVLVGDLAWQNQLSSELGAISIRR from the coding sequence ATGGATCGTAGTCTGGCGACGTTGGCTGTTTGCCTAGGTCTGAGCCTTACAATCGTGGGTTGCGATCAGGCGCCAGGAACCGGCGAGGACGAAACCCTCAATGGCGCTCAGCAAGACCTCTACCAGGTGCCTTGTGAGGCGGAGCTACAACTGGGGATGGGCAAGAACTGTGGTGGAGGAGGGGGAGGGGGAGGGGGCGGGGGAGGCGGCACAGAGCCTGGGATGTCCCTGGCCACCTTTCAGAGCCTCGCGGGCTCCAACGAAGGTCGCTGCTCGGGGGCAGCCTCGCAGGACCAGTGCAACGCCGATCTCAGCTACGCCCTTTCCATGCAACTCATCACCTCGGCGGCGTATAGCTGGGGTCTGGCCAATGGCTACTACCCGGTGGTGGACCGCCACAACCAGATCGGCGCCATCTGTAAGTGCGGCTGCTTCGAGGCCAATGCGCTCATCCTCACCGAGAGCGTGAATGGGGCCTCCAACAAGTGGATTGCCGCCAAGGATGTCAAGGCGGACACGAAGCTGGCGGCCTTGGACGAGACGTCGAGGCTGAGCAAGCCCGGCATGAAGTCACAGTCCGTCAAGGCGCTCACGCATGGCAAGGAGCTGCCGGCCCTCTACGTCTTCAGCCTGAGCAACGGGCATGATCTGAAGGTGACGCAGAACCACGGCATGTTGCTGAGCGATGGACGGGTTGTGGAAGCCAAGACCCTGAGCGCCGGTGCCGAGTTCGTCGGGCTGGATGGCTCAATCGTGAGGGTAAACACCCTCTCCTTCGAGCGAACCAAGCGGGAGGTGTTCAACTTCGAGGTGAATACCCCGAGCAAGCAGGGCCACATCATCGCCGCCGAGGGCGTGCTGGTGGGTGACCTGGCGTGGCAGAACCAACTGAGCAGTGAGCTCGGCGCGATTTCCATCCGCCGCTAA